Proteins from one Listeria weihenstephanensis genomic window:
- the allB gene encoding allantoinase AllB codes for MSYDLIIKNGTVILDTEAVVTDVAVMNGKIVAIGADLGEAKKVIDASGLVVSPGMVDAHVHISEPGRTEWEGYETGTKAAAKGGVTSFIEMPLNQLPATIDRESLNLKFDAAKGKLSVDVALFGGLVPHNLDRLHELNEDGVAAYKCFLATCGFDGVDNDFRNVDDYSFFVGMQKIAKMGKILAIHAENALICDELGKVAQAEGKTSAKDYVASRPVFTEVEAVRRAIYLAKVAGCQIHICHLSTPEGVEEVTRARNEGQKVTCESCTHYFAIDEEQFEEIGSLAKCAPPLRDKANQDRLWEKLFAGEIDFVTSDHSPCPPDMKIGNAFTAWGGISGLQNNVDIMFDEAVQKRGMALTQFAKLIASNPADLYKLADKGHIAIGKDADFALIQPNAPYTLAAEDLEYRHKVSPYIGRTIGAQVVATVLRGSVIYDKEHGVRDTHEGSFVLQNAKETVQ; via the coding sequence ATGAGTTATGATTTAATTATCAAAAATGGTACAGTGATTTTGGACACAGAAGCGGTAGTGACAGATGTGGCGGTAATGAATGGAAAAATCGTGGCAATCGGCGCTGATCTAGGCGAGGCGAAGAAGGTCATCGATGCTAGCGGTTTGGTGGTTTCTCCTGGTATGGTTGATGCGCATGTGCATATTTCTGAGCCAGGTCGTACAGAATGGGAAGGCTATGAAACAGGGACAAAAGCTGCTGCAAAAGGTGGCGTAACGTCATTCATCGAGATGCCGCTCAATCAACTACCGGCAACAATTGATCGTGAATCTCTAAATCTTAAATTTGATGCTGCAAAAGGGAAACTTAGCGTGGATGTAGCGCTTTTTGGAGGCCTTGTTCCACACAACTTGGATCGTCTTCATGAGTTAAACGAAGATGGCGTCGCGGCTTATAAATGCTTCCTTGCAACGTGTGGCTTTGATGGTGTCGATAATGATTTCCGTAATGTTGATGATTATTCATTCTTTGTTGGTATGCAAAAAATCGCGAAGATGGGCAAAATTTTAGCAATCCATGCTGAAAATGCGCTGATCTGCGATGAATTAGGTAAAGTGGCACAAGCAGAAGGCAAAACATCGGCGAAAGATTATGTGGCATCACGCCCTGTTTTCACAGAAGTTGAAGCAGTGCGGCGCGCCATCTATCTTGCTAAAGTTGCTGGTTGTCAGATTCATATCTGTCATTTGAGTACTCCAGAAGGCGTCGAAGAAGTAACTCGTGCACGTAATGAAGGTCAGAAAGTGACATGTGAATCTTGTACGCATTATTTCGCGATTGATGAGGAGCAGTTTGAAGAGATTGGTAGCCTAGCTAAATGTGCCCCACCGTTACGCGATAAAGCGAATCAAGATCGGCTTTGGGAGAAACTTTTTGCGGGTGAAATTGATTTCGTAACTTCGGATCACTCGCCTTGCCCTCCAGATATGAAAATTGGCAATGCGTTTACAGCTTGGGGCGGGATTTCTGGATTGCAAAATAATGTGGATATCATGTTTGATGAAGCGGTTCAAAAACGTGGTATGGCATTGACTCAATTCGCGAAACTGATTGCCTCAAACCCAGCGGATCTTTATAAACTAGCGGATAAAGGACATATCGCGATTGGCAAAGATGCCGATTTCGCATTGATTCAGCCAAATGCCCCGTACACGCTTGCCGCTGAGGACTTGGAGTACCGTCATAAAGTTAGCCCGTACATCGGTCGCACAATCGGCGCACAAGTCGTGGCAACGGTACTACGCGGTTCCGTGATTTATGACAAGGAACACGGTGTTCGTGATACACATGAAGGCTCGTTCGTTCTACAAAACGCAAAAGAAACCGTTCAATAA
- a CDS encoding allantoin transporter has protein sequence MVQVSDSQLEKYRSRGYSDDLLPKTENKRTWGTFNYFTLWMGSVHNVPNYVAVGGFLILGLSTVSIMAAIIVSAFIIAAVMVLNGSAGSKYGVPFAMILRASYGVRGALFPGILRGCVAAIMWFGLQCYAGSLAFLILIGKIWPGFLEIGSGINILGITVPGLIAFLIFWAVNVAIGFGGGGVLNKFTAILNPCIYIVFGGMAIWAIYLAGFGNIVSYVPSNVQTGGNSIFLFLVVINAVVAVWAAPAVSASDFTQNAKSFKAQASGQTFGLVVAYILFALASVCILAGASIHYGTETWNVLDIVQKWDSLFASIFAVLVILMTTISTNATGNIIPAGYQIAAIFPKKLTYKHGVMIASIISVLICPWKLMENQASIYLFLDIIGGILGPVIGVMLAHYFIIMKRQINLDSLYTEPGHFSYYKNGFNSLAFVVTIVAVVISLSGKFIPVLEPVSRLSWFVGVIVAFGAYALFATLHRKKNPSFYDEIPEVTIKKIGVEGNEL, from the coding sequence ATGGTTCAAGTGAGTGATTCACAGCTAGAGAAGTATAGGTCTCGTGGTTATAGCGATGATTTATTGCCAAAAACAGAGAACAAACGAACATGGGGTACGTTTAACTATTTCACATTGTGGATGGGTTCTGTACATAACGTTCCTAACTATGTGGCGGTTGGAGGGTTTCTGATCCTCGGATTGTCCACGGTTAGCATTATGGCGGCGATTATTGTAAGCGCATTTATTATTGCAGCGGTCATGGTCTTGAATGGTTCGGCTGGTTCGAAATACGGCGTTCCTTTCGCGATGATTTTACGGGCTTCTTATGGGGTTCGTGGTGCGCTTTTCCCTGGTATTTTGCGGGGATGTGTGGCAGCGATTATGTGGTTCGGCTTACAATGTTACGCAGGTTCGCTCGCCTTTCTGATTTTAATCGGTAAAATTTGGCCTGGCTTTTTGGAGATTGGTAGCGGGATTAATATTTTAGGAATCACCGTCCCTGGTTTGATCGCCTTTCTCATTTTCTGGGCAGTGAATGTGGCGATTGGATTTGGTGGTGGCGGCGTTTTGAATAAATTTACCGCGATTTTGAATCCTTGTATTTACATCGTCTTTGGCGGCATGGCGATTTGGGCGATTTATTTAGCTGGTTTCGGCAATATCGTCAGCTATGTTCCCTCTAATGTGCAAACTGGTGGAAACTCGATTTTCCTATTCCTCGTGGTGATTAACGCCGTTGTTGCGGTTTGGGCGGCGCCGGCTGTTAGTGCTTCCGATTTTACGCAAAATGCTAAAAGTTTTAAAGCGCAAGCATCTGGGCAAACGTTCGGGCTTGTGGTAGCGTATATTTTATTCGCTTTGGCTAGTGTTTGTATTTTAGCGGGCGCGAGTATTCATTATGGTACGGAAACTTGGAATGTACTCGATATTGTGCAAAAATGGGATAGCTTGTTTGCATCGATTTTCGCCGTCTTGGTTATTCTGATGACGACGATTTCAACGAATGCGACGGGAAATATTATTCCAGCGGGATATCAGATTGCTGCGATTTTTCCGAAGAAGTTGACGTATAAGCACGGTGTTATGATTGCGAGTATTATTAGTGTCCTGATTTGTCCGTGGAAATTGATGGAGAATCAGGCAAGTATTTATTTATTTCTTGATATTATCGGTGGTATTCTTGGCCCTGTTATCGGCGTAATGTTGGCGCATTATTTCATTATTATGAAGCGTCAGATCAATCTGGATAGCCTCTACACGGAGCCAGGCCACTTTTCTTATTACAAAAATGGTTTTAATTCGCTAGCGTTTGTTGTAACGATTGTTGCCGTGGTTATATCGCTGAGCGGTAAGTTTATCCCTGTCTTGGAGCCAGTTTCCAGACTTTCATGGTTCGTCGGTGTGATCGTAGCTTTTGGCGCGTATGCTCTATTTGCCACGCTACATCGCAAGAAAAATCCATCGTTCTATGATGAAATACCAGAAGTTACGATTAAAAAAATAGGAGTTGAAGGAAATGAGTTATGA
- a CDS encoding right-handed parallel beta-helix repeat-containing protein — protein MAIKEMIELINRDNYVEGYATDNQQLWNTRIQALEATGEDILIEVLPGTYFVKGSLRLISKATIQTTMDSKLNPTKEKAIFIFGLGTDGEAGFSNLPTSENPNYLHDVCIQDVRFEFMIKAGNEGISLTLDYTKLNFLASPSLLTITGPYVGNYTPYKGMRNISIRNVEVDGKSVGKNGFNFGGIENLRVIDCDIKNIGYLSGISLEFCHDVILEGNQTTNTGRAGIQIYRGNEKVSVINNKVTDWMQRYGVYHYYSVNDPKNSTEMFDGGIDSYGPNNTELVITGNHVTAGWDEVERVNNAVPKENPCNPNIIALHGNTAVNPVDVNTRKNRPLPTTPHTLYLPYRLSGASNVRLQGNTAKVRSVHIFGFLFAAQREVSKNPTEKAIGEVSDVVVTENMLELEGEIRLPLRTITVKKRNNVERNDDGTSVTHTRGIGLEILDNDFYMKGIINGSGQTGVVSSFTTKPRFMTIRLGEENGRTVMSEEVVLHNNRIYHQPLEGYYPEKWAQPDLLLVASPENIGDTVIKHVAVNNNRLTTHKKETAFETVLNERIEVLHKSLFVEKVVYDDVTPSQDYQSQCFLPICTVELHKGNVKIDEASVNSQGTFLFSNIATKLVERTATYSFIGKDIRGNQVEQVAITFLSDVSITTDTDYTIHDTQITGTYGTEIYAIKLQTTGMTKNATLDGTGRYAISVEDMMISPGDILELIAIDRQGVERYRLPVRVLEAPLDYTLTGSDYTLGTDQITGTFGRDIRVVSAVIRNIEVPVTITGINTFQVTGLAAKNIRWEDTFILRGKGVDDEICQEIEIQYLDYGMTVVTYVIAYPERALTGTHGHSIAGVSLWIDGKEMLDIPMDGNGNYTLKDTTILLTSVSKEVEIVGRNEWGQEASRIPVIMSSLFQVTAQDYTIGETATFAGTYSDSVFKVRLWVNGEVVEQAATDGNGNYTFAKASTFIKTVNDIVEIVGVNKVYQERVRLLVRVNAPKDYSLTTSSFVINQSKILTGTFGKDIQGVRLCVNGVNKTSATLSTDGSYRFENAAQHITNATLKVEVQGVDGAFVERKRIPVAVTVWKDYDLKVETYPVEYPQLLGTYGKDIVTVQLWVNGVNKGQATNIANQVGKYSFMEMRKYGIATASKVEVRGLDATKKVQVITPVVVKPALQATLTAPANYKLGTKEIAGACGKDIAYVRFSVNAVVKQQATIDRVTNKYKVTYANNFISATTNKVEIIGLDKAYVEMRRVSIPVIK, from the coding sequence ATGGCAATTAAAGAAATGATTGAACTGATTAATCGTGACAACTACGTGGAAGGATATGCTACCGATAATCAACAATTATGGAATACGCGCATACAAGCGTTGGAAGCAACAGGAGAGGATATTCTTATCGAGGTATTACCAGGAACCTACTTTGTTAAAGGGTCACTTCGCCTCATTTCTAAAGCAACGATTCAAACGACAATGGATTCTAAGCTTAACCCGACTAAAGAAAAAGCAATATTTATTTTTGGCTTAGGTACAGATGGAGAAGCTGGATTTAGTAATTTACCAACGTCGGAAAATCCGAATTATCTCCATGATGTATGTATTCAAGATGTTAGATTTGAATTCATGATAAAAGCAGGAAATGAAGGTATCAGTTTGACCCTCGACTACACTAAACTCAATTTCCTAGCATCCCCATCACTACTAACCATCACTGGCCCATACGTAGGAAATTATACGCCATACAAAGGAATGCGAAACATCTCTATTCGTAACGTAGAAGTAGATGGAAAAAGCGTTGGGAAAAACGGCTTTAATTTTGGTGGAATTGAAAATTTACGTGTGATAGATTGTGATATAAAAAACATAGGTTATTTAAGCGGTATTTCGCTGGAATTTTGCCACGATGTTATTCTGGAGGGGAATCAGACTACCAATACAGGGCGTGCAGGCATCCAAATATACCGAGGTAACGAAAAAGTGAGTGTGATAAACAATAAAGTGACCGATTGGATGCAACGGTATGGCGTTTACCATTACTATTCTGTCAATGATCCTAAAAATAGCACGGAGATGTTCGACGGTGGTATAGATAGTTATGGACCAAATAACACAGAACTAGTTATTACAGGGAATCACGTTACGGCGGGCTGGGATGAGGTTGAACGTGTGAACAATGCTGTTCCGAAAGAAAATCCGTGTAATCCTAATATTATTGCATTACACGGGAATACAGCGGTTAATCCGGTAGATGTAAACACAAGGAAGAACAGGCCACTACCTACAACCCCTCACACCCTGTATCTACCCTACCGACTCAGCGGTGCCAGCAATGTTCGGTTACAAGGAAATACAGCGAAAGTTCGAAGTGTCCATATTTTTGGCTTCCTTTTCGCCGCACAGCGTGAAGTATCCAAGAATCCAACTGAGAAGGCTATTGGAGAAGTATCCGATGTAGTCGTGACAGAAAATATGCTCGAATTAGAAGGTGAAATTCGTCTTCCATTACGGACTATCACAGTGAAAAAGCGGAACAATGTGGAGCGTAATGATGATGGAACGAGTGTGACTCACACGCGAGGCATTGGTTTAGAAATTTTGGATAATGATTTCTATATGAAAGGGATTATAAACGGAAGTGGGCAAACTGGTGTGGTGAGCTCATTCACAACGAAACCACGCTTTATGACGATTCGATTAGGGGAAGAAAATGGGCGTACTGTTATGTCAGAAGAGGTCGTTTTGCATAATAATCGGATTTATCATCAGCCGTTGGAAGGTTATTACCCAGAGAAATGGGCGCAACCGGATTTGTTGCTTGTGGCGAGCCCTGAAAATATAGGAGATACCGTCATTAAGCATGTGGCGGTCAACAATAATAGATTAACTACGCACAAAAAAGAAACCGCTTTCGAAACTGTTTTGAATGAACGAATTGAGGTGCTGCATAAATCATTATTTGTAGAAAAAGTGGTTTACGATGATGTAACGCCAAGTCAAGATTATCAAAGTCAGTGTTTTCTACCCATTTGTACAGTCGAGTTACATAAGGGGAATGTGAAAATCGATGAAGCTAGCGTTAATAGTCAAGGCACCTTTCTTTTCTCAAATATCGCCACTAAACTGGTGGAGAGAACAGCAACATACTCTTTCATTGGGAAGGATATTCGTGGAAATCAAGTGGAACAAGTGGCGATTACGTTCCTTTCAGACGTATCTATCACAACGGATACGGATTATACAATTCACGATACGCAGATTACCGGGACATACGGTACTGAGATCTACGCCATCAAGCTACAAACAACTGGCATGACAAAAAATGCAACGCTGGATGGAACCGGTCGGTATGCGATCTCTGTGGAAGATATGATGATTAGCCCAGGCGATATTCTGGAACTGATTGCGATAGATCGCCAAGGTGTGGAACGATATCGATTACCCGTGCGTGTATTGGAGGCACCTCTCGATTATACATTGACAGGAAGCGATTATACATTAGGAACGGACCAGATTACGGGTACGTTTGGGCGAGACATCCGAGTGGTTTCTGCGGTGATTAGAAATATCGAGGTACCAGTCACAATTACAGGGATTAATACCTTCCAAGTCACGGGGCTTGCCGCCAAAAATATTCGCTGGGAAGATACGTTTATTCTTCGTGGAAAAGGTGTGGACGATGAAATATGTCAGGAGATAGAGATCCAATATCTAGATTATGGTATGACGGTCGTAACATATGTGATTGCCTATCCTGAACGCGCTTTAACAGGCACGCACGGTCATTCTATTGCAGGGGTATCATTATGGATAGATGGAAAAGAAATGCTTGATATACCTATGGATGGGAATGGTAACTACACCTTAAAAGATACAACAATACTTCTAACTAGTGTGTCTAAAGAGGTAGAAATCGTCGGGAGAAATGAGTGGGGGCAAGAGGCAAGTCGCATTCCAGTTATTATGAGTAGCCTCTTCCAAGTGACAGCGCAGGACTATACGATTGGAGAAACCGCTACGTTCGCTGGGACGTATAGTGATAGCGTGTTCAAAGTTCGTTTATGGGTGAATGGTGAGGTTGTCGAGCAAGCAGCGACAGATGGAAATGGAAATTATACCTTTGCAAAAGCATCGACTTTTATTAAAACGGTGAATGATATAGTGGAAATTGTGGGTGTAAACAAGGTTTATCAAGAACGGGTGCGGCTGTTAGTACGTGTGAATGCACCGAAAGATTACAGTTTAACGACTAGCTCTTTTGTAATTAATCAAAGCAAGATATTAACAGGAACTTTTGGTAAAGATATTCAAGGGGTACGTCTATGTGTGAATGGTGTGAACAAGACCAGTGCGACGCTTAGTACTGATGGAAGTTATCGTTTTGAGAATGCTGCGCAACATATAACGAACGCAACACTGAAAGTCGAAGTGCAGGGCGTGGATGGCGCGTTTGTCGAGCGAAAACGAATCCCTGTCGCGGTGACGGTATGGAAGGATTATGATTTGAAAGTAGAGACCTATCCTGTAGAATATCCGCAATTGTTGGGCACGTACGGTAAAGATATCGTAACAGTTCAATTGTGGGTCAACGGTGTGAATAAAGGACAGGCAACGAACATAGCGAATCAGGTTGGAAAATATAGTTTTATGGAGATGCGAAAATATGGTATTGCAACAGCGAGTAAAGTGGAAGTGAGAGGATTAGACGCAACGAAAAAAGTACAAGTTATAACCCCAGTTGTCGTCAAACCAGCCTTACAAGCGACATTAACCGCGCCAGCAAATTATAAATTAGGGACGAAAGAAATTGCAGGGGCGTGTGGGAAAGATATAGCTTATGTGCGTTTTTCAGTGAATGCTGTGGTCAAACAACAAGCGACGATTGATCGCGTAACGAATAAATATAAAGTGACCTATGCGAACAATTTCATTTCTGCGACGACTAATAAAGTGGAAATCATTGGTCTGGATAAGGCGTATGTGGAGATGCGTCGCGTATCAATACCTGTGATTAAATAA
- a CDS encoding leucine-rich repeat domain-containing protein, with the protein MNKNHKWLKITMCSLTLALVVAPLSVFGEDKEALTGELLETSESKKVNAEKLTTPDPSEKKSFREWFPADFRLALAAAQALDSYTSWDVSYEKLSTITGLRILADSNIDFEGIENLPNLESIDFSGSTGITDLSSLEKIPGLYGLDLDGCGITSLDFLKYLPKLEYLDIRNNAIQDLSLLKEVPELIFLDFQNIQTTDFSPIGDLTKLTWLLGDKNQITTLDFMKELSQLEHVTLNKNKIEDVTPLKGLVKLDYLQMEDNQIQDVTPLSGLPKLRTLELLRNQITDMMPLAAVTSLERLEVGINQITSVGSLTSLNKLKYLGVGANKLTDASFVNVLPDNVEIWVQNNEITNISNVARFEERQNLNIQSQYITLPMQYSNQEGMLKVHNPIIDDRNMSVTNIKPWSHPNVPSYYDAMKNQVVFNELTGAEKVDFSFVDSTERFSGTVFVSYTFVLNQTVTFDSDEASSQTPTQSIFPGESVVEPTNPTKLGYDFLGWFVGEGVSSRLWNFEQDTMPNESLILHSNWKKSVYTVTYEGNGADATSKLPEVTPFSIDNSPVLIAHGEDMQRKGYTFIAWNTAADGSGISYLSGESYDTLENLVLYATWEKEIPSIIVPPVKPINPIKPPFPGRPVTPIVPITVKPIEEDSEKPSTPSTTAGPDISKSSGSTTVKLPFTGDSRNLFMWYSGVFSVLGATVYLVRRKKN; encoded by the coding sequence ATGAACAAAAATCACAAATGGCTGAAAATCACAATGTGCAGTTTAACACTGGCATTGGTAGTAGCGCCGCTTTCCGTTTTTGGAGAAGATAAGGAAGCGCTAACAGGAGAATTGCTAGAAACATCCGAATCTAAAAAAGTAAACGCAGAGAAGTTAACAACCCCCGACCCATCCGAAAAAAAATCTTTTAGAGAGTGGTTTCCTGCAGATTTCCGGCTTGCTCTTGCGGCTGCACAGGCACTAGATTCCTATACGTCATGGGATGTGAGTTATGAGAAATTATCGACTATCACTGGGTTGCGTATTTTGGCAGATAGTAATATAGATTTTGAAGGGATTGAGAATTTACCTAATTTGGAGTCAATTGATTTTAGTGGGAGTACAGGTATTACTGATCTGAGTTCTTTAGAGAAAATACCAGGGTTATACGGTTTGGATTTAGATGGCTGTGGGATAACTTCGCTCGATTTTTTGAAGTATCTTCCGAAATTAGAATATCTCGATATCAGAAATAATGCTATTCAAGATCTAAGCCTTTTAAAAGAAGTACCAGAACTAATTTTTTTGGATTTTCAAAATATCCAAACAACTGACTTCTCACCGATAGGAGATTTGACGAAATTAACATGGCTATTGGGTGACAAAAATCAAATAACAACGCTGGATTTTATGAAAGAATTATCGCAATTAGAGCATGTCACGCTGAATAAGAACAAGATTGAGGATGTAACACCATTGAAAGGTCTTGTGAAGTTGGATTATTTGCAGATGGAGGATAATCAGATACAGGACGTGACGCCTTTGAGTGGATTGCCGAAGTTACGAACTTTGGAGCTATTAAGGAATCAGATAACGGATATGATGCCCTTAGCGGCAGTGACATCACTGGAAAGACTAGAAGTAGGGATAAACCAGATTACATCTGTAGGCTCGCTAACAAGTCTCAATAAGCTGAAATACTTAGGTGTTGGTGCAAATAAACTCACTGATGCTAGTTTTGTCAATGTATTGCCAGATAATGTGGAAATATGGGTGCAGAATAATGAGATTACAAATATAAGTAATGTAGCACGATTTGAAGAACGGCAGAATCTGAATATACAAAGTCAATATATAACACTCCCTATGCAGTACTCGAACCAAGAGGGGATGCTGAAAGTTCATAATCCAATTATAGATGACAGGAACATGAGTGTAACCAATATCAAACCATGGTCTCACCCTAATGTTCCAAGTTATTATGATGCCATGAAGAATCAAGTGGTTTTTAATGAGTTAACGGGAGCAGAGAAAGTCGATTTCTCTTTTGTTGATAGCACGGAGCGCTTTTCAGGAACGGTATTTGTATCTTATACCTTTGTTTTGAATCAGACAGTTACTTTTGATTCCGATGAAGCATCATCACAAACACCAACTCAGAGTATATTTCCGGGAGAAAGTGTAGTAGAACCAACAAATCCGACAAAATTAGGGTATGATTTTTTAGGTTGGTTTGTGGGGGAAGGCGTTTCTTCACGATTATGGAATTTCGAACAAGATACGATGCCAAATGAATCACTAATTTTGCATTCAAACTGGAAGAAATCTGTTTATACAGTAACCTATGAAGGAAATGGAGCAGATGCGACGAGTAAATTACCTGAAGTAACCCCTTTCAGTATAGATAATTCACCCGTTTTGATTGCGCATGGAGAGGACATGCAACGAAAAGGATATACATTTATAGCTTGGAATACGGCGGCGGATGGTTCGGGAATCAGCTATTTGTCAGGAGAAAGTTATGATACTCTAGAGAATTTGGTGTTATATGCGACATGGGAGAAGGAAATACCAAGCATTATTGTGCCCCCAGTGAAGCCAATAAATCCAATAAAACCTCCATTTCCAGGACGTCCTGTGACTCCTATTGTACCGATTACAGTGAAACCAATAGAGGAGGATTCGGAAAAACCTAGTACGCCTAGTACAACAGCAGGTCCCGACATATCCAAATCATCAGGAAGCACGACAGTTAAATTACCATTTACAGGTGATAGTAGAAATTTATTTATGTGGTATTCAGGAGTATTCAGTGTCTTAGGTGCTACGGTATATCTAGTACGAAGAAAGAAAAATTAG
- a CDS encoding PadR family transcriptional regulator codes for MSVTTQFRKGALDMCVLYILQTDDFYGYDLTQQIKKHIPITESTLYPLLRRLVKDGYCATYTVESPTGPQRKYYHITHQGRIFLKETLQEWDEFTASIAALRKEIKPNE; via the coding sequence ATGAGCGTAACTACGCAGTTTCGAAAAGGTGCGCTAGACATGTGTGTGCTTTACATTTTGCAGACGGATGATTTTTATGGCTATGATTTAACACAACAAATAAAAAAACATATACCTATCACGGAAAGTACGTTGTATCCACTTTTGCGTCGGCTTGTGAAAGATGGTTATTGCGCGACGTATACAGTAGAATCACCAACTGGGCCACAACGGAAATACTATCATATCACGCATCAAGGTCGGATTTTTTTGAAAGAGACATTACAAGAATGGGATGAATTCACGGCAAGTATCGCAGCTTTACGAAAGGAGATCAAACCAAATGAATAG
- a CDS encoding DUF1700 domain-containing protein, which produces MNRTDFFETLHHGLRSLPEDERASIIKDLDEHIAVSLENGISEVDAIALLGDPTDIIDQYVQEAVVVPKRVQQPIIQKSMPQPDPPQVQVETKTDKPANKQISPFKIVLIAGMCFIILMLLLDALD; this is translated from the coding sequence ATGAATAGAACCGATTTTTTTGAAACGTTGCATCATGGTCTGCGTTCTCTCCCTGAAGACGAGCGTGCCAGTATTATCAAAGATTTGGACGAACACATCGCGGTAAGTTTGGAGAACGGGATTTCGGAAGTCGATGCCATTGCTTTGCTAGGAGACCCTACTGATATCATCGATCAATATGTGCAGGAAGCTGTTGTGGTTCCTAAGCGCGTGCAACAACCCATTATTCAAAAATCGATGCCACAACCAGATCCACCTCAGGTTCAGGTGGAAACGAAAACAGATAAACCCGCCAACAAGCAGATTTCTCCGTTTAAAATCGTGCTGATTGCAGGTATGTGTTTTATTATATTGATGCTGCTTTTGGATGCATTGGATTAA
- a CDS encoding pyridoxal-phosphate-dependent aminotransferase family protein, translated as MVKELQASIRTIMTPGPVEAEPRVLRAMSTPILGQYDPEFFAMMNDVTNLLKMPFQTENEWALAVDGTARAGLEAAVCGIIEPGDKVLVPSFGRFGYLMAELAQRAGAEVKIIEQEWGTVFEPKAVIDEIKAYNPKMLIMVHGETSTGQMQDLKEIGLFCKENDVLFMVDAVATFTGADFQTDAWGVDIAVAGTQKCLSVPTGMAPVTYNAKVEKILASRYQVELGLTKDIRNDRFISSNYLDLSQIQQYWGPKHINHHTEMTTMIYALREGLRIVHEEGLENRFARHRKHEKAMMTGLNAMGLTLFGDMATKMPTVTCVNIPEGVDGEAVRATLLHHYGVEIASSFGFLAGKIWRIGNMGFSSRKENVLHTLNALEASITFHGGKIAKGEAAQAALKFYSEN; from the coding sequence ATGGTAAAAGAATTACAAGCATCGATTCGAACAATTATGACTCCCGGCCCAGTAGAAGCCGAACCACGCGTGTTGCGAGCAATGAGCACACCAATTTTAGGACAATACGATCCAGAATTTTTCGCAATGATGAACGACGTAACGAACCTTTTAAAAATGCCTTTCCAAACAGAAAACGAGTGGGCGCTCGCCGTTGATGGCACTGCCCGCGCGGGACTTGAAGCAGCCGTTTGTGGGATTATCGAACCTGGCGACAAAGTACTTGTCCCATCATTTGGCCGTTTTGGCTACTTAATGGCAGAACTAGCCCAGCGCGCAGGAGCAGAAGTCAAAATCATCGAGCAAGAATGGGGCACCGTTTTCGAACCTAAAGCAGTTATCGACGAAATCAAAGCCTACAATCCAAAAATGTTGATCATGGTTCACGGTGAAACATCCACGGGCCAAATGCAAGACCTAAAAGAAATCGGCCTATTTTGTAAAGAAAACGACGTCCTATTCATGGTTGATGCCGTAGCTACATTTACCGGTGCAGACTTCCAAACAGACGCGTGGGGAGTGGACATTGCCGTTGCTGGAACCCAGAAATGCCTCAGCGTCCCAACAGGAATGGCACCAGTAACCTACAACGCAAAAGTCGAGAAAATCCTCGCATCCCGTTACCAAGTCGAACTCGGATTAACAAAAGACATCCGAAACGACCGCTTCATTTCGAGTAACTACTTAGACCTCAGCCAAATTCAGCAGTACTGGGGACCAAAGCATATCAATCACCACACAGAAATGACAACGATGATTTATGCGCTACGTGAGGGCTTAAGAATCGTTCACGAAGAAGGCCTGGAAAACCGTTTTGCCCGTCACCGCAAGCACGAAAAAGCAATGATGACCGGTTTGAATGCAATGGGCTTAACGCTATTCGGCGATATGGCGACGAAAATGCCGACCGTAACCTGCGTGAATATCCCAGAAGGCGTTGACGGAGAAGCCGTTCGTGCGACATTACTGCACCATTACGGCGTCGAAATCGCGAGTTCATTCGGTTTCCTTGCTGGCAAGATTTGGCGCATCGGAAACATGGGCTTTAGCAGCCGCAAAGAGAATGTTCTGCATACACTGAACGCTCTAGAAGCCTCGATCACATTCCACGGCGGCAAAATCGCAAAAGGCGAAGCAGCACAAGCCGCGTTGAAATTTTATAGCGAGAATTAA